The region AGGCCGCGGACCGAGCCGGCGAATCCGTCGGCGCGGCCAAGGCGGAGCTGCGCGCCGCGGAGGCCGAGCTCGCCACCTTCCCCACGGCCGAGGTCGAGCTCGCGGACGAGGAGATCCCGGCGGATCGGGCGGCCGCGCTCGCCGCCGCCGAGGCCGCCGAGGAGGAGCTGGTGGGGCTGCGCACCGCCGTCGAGGCGGCGAGGACCGAGGTCGAGGCCGTGAAGGCGTCGGTCGCGGAGGCCCACGAGCGGCACACCGGGCTGGCCCACCAGGCCGAGCTGCTGGGCGTCGCCCCGGGAGATTTGTCGGACGCCGCGGACCCGGGCGGTGTCGAGGACGTCCGGAGCGCCGTCACGGCGATCCGGCAGCGGATCGACGGGGTCGCCATGGACGCCCGGCGCGCCCGCGGCGCGGTCGAGAAGGTGGCCCGGGACATCGTCCTGTGGGCCTCCGCGGACCGGTTCGCCGAGGTCAACCCCACCGTCCGGGACCGCTTCCGGGTCGCCGACGTGGCCGGGGAGATCGGTCCGGAGGCCGAGTCGCTGGCGCAGGAGCTGGACCTGTTCGCGGCGAACCTGCGCGGCCGGCTCGGGGAGCTGGAGGAGCACAAGTCCGTCGTCGTCACCGCGATGACCGGCATGGTGCGGCAGGCGCTGAAGTCGTTGGCGCGGGCACAGGCGCTGTCCGAGCTGCCGGAGAACCTCGGCGCATGGGCCGGGCACCGGTTCCTGGACGTCGGGCCGCGGTCGGCCGTCGAGACGGCCGACGCCGTGGTCCGGGACCGGTGCGCCCGGCTCGTGGACGCATTGACCGCCCGCGGCGCCGAGGTCCCGCGCGGCCAGGAGCTGCTGTGGCAGGCGACCAACGCCGTCGTCGGGGACGGGAACTGGCGGGCCCGGGTGCTGAAGCCGTCGACGGCGCTCGTCCTGGAACGGGTGTCCGTCGAGCGGATGCGGAAGTGGTCCGGCGGGGAGAAGGTGACGATCTCGCTGCTGCTGTTCTGCATGGTCGCGAAGCTCCGTGCCACGAGCCGGGGGCGGGACCTGCCCGGGCTCGGCGCGCTGCCGCTGGACAACCCGCTGGGCAAGGCGAACTACGTGGTGTTCCTGGACCTGCAGCGCAAGGTCGCCGCGGCCAACGGCGTCCAGCTGATCTTCCTGACCGGCGTGGGGGACATGAAGGCCGTCGGCCGGTTCCCGAACATCATCCGGATGCGGAACACGGCGAACCGAGGCCGGGAGTACGTGCGGGTCGCGGACCGGACGCTGGCGGGGGAGGACCCGTCGGGCGCGATCGACACCACGCGGATCCACCGGGACGACCCGTTGCTCACGCTGCTGTGAGCCTTTCCCCGCTCGCCGCGCGACTGGCCGCGTTCGTGGCAAAGGCACCGTCGAGTCGGATCACTCTGGAACAGATGTGGTCGGCGGCGCTGGCCGCGGACACGAGTCTGCTGGGTGCCGACAACAGCCGCGCACGGCTCCGAGAGGCGTTCGACGAGCTGGCACGGACGGCGGTCGTGACCCTGCCGAGTCCTCGAGGTTCGGGCTGGGAGTGCACCCCGTTGCCCCCGCTGCCCTCTTGGGTCACGCGCGTGGCGACGGCGCGACCTCCCGTTTCCGCGTCGAAGGTCGTCTGGCACGCAAAGCTCTCGTGGGTCTACCGGCTCGAGCGGGAGCGCCGTCTCACCGCGAATCAGCTGATTCTGCTTCGGGGCGTACAGGAGTTCCTCCGGAACGATGCTGCCCGGCTGGATGTTCCTGCGCAGGAGCGTTCACTGGAACTGACCGGCGACGAGAAGCTCCTGTTCACGATGCTGAACGGGCGCCTGTTCGACTGCTCCACAGAGGAACGGCTGAGCCTGGGCCTGCTCCGCAGCCGGATCGTGCCCACCCCACAGCTGCCGCACGAGGTCGGTGCCGGCCCGGTCACCCTGATCGTCGAGAACATCGCCACCTACGATTCGCTCGCCTGCGAGCTTCCTCCGGACGGCGAGGTCGGACGAGTCGTTCTCGGCCGCGGGAACGATCTGGGGAGCGTCCTCACCGGGCTCGCTGAGGTACCGCCCTGCGAGCTGCGGTACTTCGGGGATCTCGACGTCGAGGGACTCCGGATAGCACGAAGGGGAGCAGCCTCCGCGGCGGTGCTCGGGCTTCCGGAAGCTCGCCCGGCGGCGCGGTTGTACGCCCTGCTCGTCGAGCACGGTCGTCCGCAGCCCGCGAAGACCCGGACGGTTGCGGATCTGCCGGCGCTCGTCGCCTGGCTCCCGGAGTCCGTCCGAGGCCCGGCCGGCGACACGTTCGCTGCCGGACGACGCCTTGCCCAGGAGTGGGTGGGCCGGGAGCTGCTCCGCACGGTCGATCTCGCGAAGGTCTGAGTTCGAGCGCGACAGCGGAGTCGCCGCGATCATGAGCGAACCACACTGACGTCGAGCTCGACTCGACTGCGACACCACGCTGGTTGGCCGGCGTGATCGAACCAGCGTGGTGTCGCGCTCGATGCTCAGCCGGTGCCGACGAGCCGGTCCGGGTCGCGCCGGACCTCGTCCAGCACCGCGTCCGCGGCCCCCCGCACCGCCGCGTCCTCCCCGAGCGACGACGCGAGCACCGTCGGCGGCGCGGGCTGCAGCGAGCGCGCCCGCAGCTCGGCCTCGAGGGCTGGCCGGATCGCCTCGGCCAGCTCCGCGTAGACCCCGCCGAGGACGACCACCGGCACGTCGAGCACGTTGAGGACGGACGCGAGCGCGACGCCCAGCGCCGTTCCGACCCGTCCGACCGCGGCGACGGCGCGACCGTTCCCGCTGCTCAGAGCCTCCTGCAGGGCGGCGACATCGGGCACGCCCGCATCGGCGAGCAGGGCGGACTTCCCCGCGTACTGCTCGACGCAGCCCCGCCCGCCGCAGCCGCATTCCGGGCCGTCGCGGTCGACGACGACGTGTCCCAGCTCCCCGGCGAGCCCGTGCACGCCGCGGAACACCCGCCCGCCGAGCACGATCCCGCCGCCGACCCCGATCTCCGCCGAGATCACGACGAAGTCCGGTGCCACGCCGAGATGGGCCAGCGCGCCGAGGGTGGCCTCGTTCTCCACGATCACGGGCACGCCCAGACTCTCGGCGAGAGCGAGACCCGGCCGGGCGCCCGTGAGCCGCGGCAGGTTGGGCGCGCGGAGGATCTCCCGGGCGTCGGGCCCGCCTTCCCCGAGCAGCGCGGGCACCGCGAGAGCCGCGCCGAGGACCCTACGGCCGAGCTGGTCGCGAAGGTCGACGGCGAGGTCCGCAGCGGCCGAGCAGAGGGCGCCCGCGCTCCTGCCGCGGTTGTCCCGGCCGATCTTCCGCCACGCGCACACCCGCCCGGTCAGGTCCGTCGCGCAGACGGCGAGCGAGTCGACGTCGAGCGCGATCCCGAGCGCGACCGGCCCGTCCGGATGGAACCGGACAGGACGTGACGGCCGTCCGACGCCCCGCGGCGGCGCGACCTCCTCGGCCAGCACTCCGGCCGCGAGCAGAGGGTCGAGCAGGGTCGCGACGGTCGCCCGGGTCAGTCCGGTCCGGGCCGCGAGCTCGGCCCGGGAGGCTCCCTCGGACTCGCGCAACGCGCTGAGGACGAGCCCCGAGTTGTGCCGGCGGAGCGCCGGCGGCCCGGCGGGTGCGGGCCGGGTCACCGGCGGTCCACGTACTTCCCGGCCGCGTCGCGGTAGCGCTCGGCGAGGCCGTCCGTCTCGGGCGCCTCGAACACCTCGGTCCCGCCCGCGGCCGCCCACGCCGGCGGCTCGTCGCCCCCGGCCAGCACCCAGGCCGCCTGCCGGGCCGCGCCGTCGGCCACGTACTCGCCCGGGGCGGGGACCGTCACGGGCACCCCGAACACCGTCGGCGCGATCTCCCGCACTGCCTGCGATCGGGCGGACCCGCCGATCAGCCGGACCCCGTTCAGCGAGACCCCGGCGTCGGCGAGCGCGTCGATCCCGACCCGCTGGCCGCTGAGCATCCCCTCGACCGCGGCCCGCGCGATGTTCGCCGGCGTCGCGTTCTTCAGGGTGAGCCCGTGCAGCGCGCCGGTGGAGTTCGGCAGGTTCGGCGTGCGCTCACCTTCCAGGTACGGCACCAGGACGACGCCCTCCGCACCCGCGGGCGCGGACAGCGCGAGCCGGCTCAGCTCGTCGAGATCGACGCCGAGCATCCGCGCGGCCGCGTCCAGCACCCGCGCGGCGTTGAGCGTGACGACCAGCGGGAGGAACGCGCCGGTCGCGTCCGCGAAGCCGGCGATGGTCCCCGTCGGGTCCGCGGCCTGCTGCGTCCTGCGGGCGGACACCACGCCGGACGTCCCGAGCGAGACGATCACGTCGTCGCCCGAGCCGATGCCGAGGGCCGCGCCCGCGTTGTCCCCGGCGCCCGGGCCGATCCGATACCCCGGCCCGTCGACGCTCTCGCTCGGACCGAGCACCCGCGGGAGGAGCACGTCGTCCCGGCCGAGGCTCTGGCGCAGCAGGTCCCGGCGGTACTCGCCGCCGCGGGCGTCGAAGTAGCCGGTGCCGGATGCATCCGAGCGATCGGTGACCAGGGTGTCCAGCCCGGGGGCGCCCGCGAGCTGCCAGGAGAGCCAGTCGTGGGGCAGGCAGACCGCGGCGGTCCGCTGCGCGTTGGCAGGCTCGTTCTCGGCCAGCCAGCGGAGCTTCGTGACGGTGATCGATGCGACCGGCACGGTGCCGGTCGCGTCCGCCCACGCCTGCGCCCCCAGCTCCTCGACGAGCGCGGCGGCGGCGGCCGCGGAGCGGGTGTCGTTCCAGAGCAGCGCCGGCCGCACGACCTCCCCCCGCTCGTCGAGGCAGACCATGCCGTGCTGCTGCCCGGCGACGCTCACCGCGTCCACGTCGTCGAGGCCGCCGGCCTGGTCCAGAGCCTGCTGCAGGGCGTCCCACCAGTGCTTCGGCTCGATCTCGGTGCCGTCCGGATGCCTCGCGCGGCCATCGCGGACGAGCTCGCCGCTCTCGGCGTCGCGGACGACGACCTTGCACGACTGCGTGGAGGAGTCGATCCCGGCGACCAGTCCCATACCGGTCACCATGCCCGCATGAGGTGGTCGAGCGCCAGTTGGTGCAGCCGCACGAAGCCGTAGCCGCGCCGTCCGGCCGCGTCGGGGTCGAAGTCCTCGAACGCAGAGCGGTCCGCGAGCAGCTCCGCGTAGCCCTCGCCGGGTGCCAGCGTGGGCGTCGACAGGTCGGGAACACCGGCCGTCGCGAGTGCCTCGGCGACCTCGGGGTCCGCCCGGAAGGCGGCCGCGCGCTCCTTGAGCTGCAGGTACATCTGCATGTTCGCCGCGGCGGAGTCCCACACGCCGGTGATGTCCTCGGTGCGCGACGGCTTGTAGTCGAAGTGCCTCGGGCCGTCGTAGCCGCAGTTCTCGAGCAGGTCGACCAGCGAGAACGCGTTGACCAGGTCGCCGTGGCCGAAGACCAGGTCCTGGTCGAACTTGATGCCGCGCTGGCCGTTGAGGTCGATGTGGAAGAGCTTGCCGTGCCAGAGCGCCTGGGCGATGCCGTGCACGAAGTTGAGCCCGGCCATCTGCTCGTGGCCGACCTCGGGGTTCACCCCGACCATCTCCGGATGCGCGAGCCCGGAGATGAACGCGAGTGCGTGCCCGACCGTCGGCAGCAGGATGTCCCCGCGCGGCTCGTTGGGCTTGGGCTCGATCGCGAACCGCAGGTCGATCCCGCGGTCGAGCACGAACTGGCAGAGCAGGTCCATGGCCTCGCGGTAGCGGTCGAGCGCCGCCCGGACGTCCTTCGCCGAGTCGTACTCCGAGCCCTCGCGGCCGCCCCAGAGGACGAACGTGCGTGCGCCCAGCTCGGCGGCGAGCTCGACGTTGCGCAGCACCTTGCGCAGCGCGAACCGGCGGACGGACCGGTCGTTGCTGGTGAAGCCGCCGTCCTTGAAGACGGGGTGCGTGAAGAGGTTCGTCGTGATCATCGGGACGGTCATCCCGGTGGCGGTGAGCGCGTCACGCAGACGGGCGATCTGTTTGTCCCGGGTGCCGGCGTCCGCGCCGAAGGGGATCAGGTCGTCGTCGTGGAAGGTCAGACCCCAGGCACCGCGCTCGGCGAGCCGCTCGACGGCCTCGACCACGTCGAGCTCCGGACGGGTCGCGTCGCCGAAGGGGTCGCGGGCCTGCCAGCCGACGGTCCAGAGGCCGAAGGAGAACCGGTCGGCGGGGGTGGGGGTAGGCATGGTGTCTCCTCATTAAGACAGGACCTGAACTAATCGCCGGGAGCGTACTCCTGTTCGCGGAAGATCTCGCCGGTCGACGACCAGCCCCGCGAGTCGCGATCTGAAGCCCCGCGAGTCGGGGCCTGGGACCGGGCGAGTCGGGATCAGTCCCCGGGCGAGTCGGGATTAGAGACCGGGCGATTCGTGGTCGGAGCACCACGAATCCGCGTTCCGAACGCCACGCCGAGGCCATGCATCCCGCGAGTCGGAGGTCGAAGCCGACCCGACAGCGGAGTCCGCCCGGGTTCGCACCCGTCGCGCCGCGACTCGCGTGGTGCCAGATCCCGAATCGCGGGGATCGGGCCGGGGCGTCAGAGGGTGAAGGCGCCGCCGACGTAACGGCGGCCGGCCTCGTCGTGCGCGTCGTCCTTCGGGCCGATCTCGCCGGCGAATACCTCCGCGTCGTCCTTCGGCTCGTAGCCGATCTCCCGGCCGCCGTCGAGAGACCAGATCCGACGGGTGTTCGCCGAGACGCCCCAGACCGTGCGGATCCCGGGCTCCGGGCAGGCGAGCGAGGCCTCGACGAGCCGTGCGCAGTCGTCCGGGGAAAGCCACGTCGCGAGTCCGCGCAGGTCGCGGGGTCGGTCCGCGCACGTCCCGATCCGCAGGCAGACGACGTCGAGACCGTGCCGGTCGTGGTAGAGCGCGCCGAGCGCCTCGCCCAGCACCTTGCTCACGCCGTAGAACGTGTCCGGACGTGGGCTCAGGTCGTCCGGCAGCTCGATGTCCGCGTCGCTCGGCTGCACCTGGAACCCGACCGCGTGGTTGCTGCTCGCGAACACCACCCGCGGAACCCCGGCCCGGCGCGCGGCCTCGAACGCCGCGTACGTCCCCTCGATGTTGACGTCCCGAATCTGGGCCCAGTCCGACTCACCGGAGATCCCGCCGAGGTGCACGATCGCGTCGACGCCCTCGCAGGCCGCGACCATCGCGTCGAGATCCGCGACGCTCGCCGTGATCACCTCGGTCCCGGGCGCCGGCTTGATCGGCTGGACGTCCAGCAACCGCAGCGTGCGGCCCTCGCGTGGCATCCGGGTCCGCAACATCCGCCCGATCCTGCCCGCCGCGCCCGTGATCAGCACCGTCTCCATCCGTCCGATCCTGCCCGGCGCCTCGGCGCCCGTGCGCGGGAGCCCCGATCCGGCCAGCCTCCGATCGCGACTCGCCCGGCCCGAGATCGCGACTCGCCCGGCTTCAGATCGCGACTCGCCCGGCCTGAGATCGCGACTCGCGGCGGTGATCGCGACTCGCGTCGGGAGGGCGAGCGCGGTGGTCAGAGGGCCATCGCGTCGGTCCAGAGGCGGGCGGAACGGCCCGTGAGGACGTCGAGGAGGGCGCCGGCCTGGGCATCCGTCAGCGACGCCACATAGTCGACCACCGCCCGGCCCCGCGCGAGATCCCCCACCTGCCGCTGCTCGACGACACCCTCGTCCGCCAGCGCCGTGTACTCCCCGCGCGCCAGCTCGACCAGGTCGTGCAGCCGCGGCGGCAGGGACGGCGCACTCTCGGTCCCGGCGTCGGCGAGCCACTCGTGCAGGCCGCCGACCAGGCCGGTCATGATCGTCGCCTGCCCGCGTTGGACCGACGCGAGGTCCGCCCGGCGCAGGACGAACTGCTGGTGCACGAACTTCAGCACCGCCACCTCGTGCCACTGCTCTGTCCGTAGGGCGACGTGGGCGGCGCGGACGGGCGGGTCGGTGAGCACGTGCACCCCCGCCACCAGCCTCGACGTCCAGCGCGCCGAGAACTCCGCGACCGCCCGCTCCGCCGCCATCGAGCCGTCGAACGGGATCGACAGCAGCCCGTCGACGAGCTCCGCGCGCACCCGCGCGACCGCACCGCGGAACGCCTCGTCGTCGAAGATCCAGCTGTCCCGTTCCCGCATCCGGATCCGCAGCCGCTCCAGCGAGCTGCCCGGTCCGGCGGCCGGTGAGCGCTCCCAGCCGCTGAGCTCCGCGGACACCCCGGCCTGCTGCAGGATCCCGACGCGGTGGAAGTCCTCGACGTCGTGGATGGCGTAGGCGATGTCGTCCGCGGTGTCCATGACGGCCGCCTCGACCGTCTGCTGCCAGGGTGCGACCACCCCGTCGAAGGATGCGCGGCTGGCGATCAGCTCGCCGAGCTCCGTGCGATAGGCGGAGAACTTCGCCGACCCGGCGTGCGGCGCGTCCGGCAGCGGCCCGCCGCCGCGGGGCGGCAGGGGAGCGGTGCTCGGGTGCGGGTCCGGATACCCGCGCCGCGCCCACGGGTACTTCAGCACCGCCGCGCGGACGGCGGCGGTGAGCCCGAGACCCTCCCGGCCGGGCCCGTGCAGGTCGATCGTGGTGATGATGCGGAAGCTCTGCGCGTTGCCCTCGAAACCGTCGGTCAGCCCGAGCCGCTCCCGGGCCAGCCGGTCCAGGACCTGCTCGCCGAGGTGCCCGAACGGCGGGTGTCCGAGATCGTGGGCGAGCGCGGCGGCCTCGACGACGTCCGGGTCGCACCCGCCCAGCCGCGCGATCTGCTGTGCCGCAACCGGATCGTCGTCGAGCCGTTCCGCGATCGCCCGGGCGACCTGCGCCACCTGCAGGCTGTGCGTCAGGCGGTTGTGCAGCAGGAGCCCGGAACCGTTGGGGCTCACCACCTGCGTCACGCCGGCGAGCCGGGCGAAGAACGGGGACGCGGCGATGCGGTCCCGGTCCACCCGGAAGGGGCTCCGGGCGAGCCCGGCCCCGGACTCGTCGGCGCCCGGCGCCCGGGCGGCCCGGGCGGCGGGCACGGTCGGCGACGGAAGTGCGGTCACGGCGGGCAGGCTAGCCCGGTCCCGCACGCCACCGCGTCCGCGTCAGGCCTTCAGGGGTCGCAGCCGCACCGGGATCCCGCCGACCGGGACCGGGAGGGAGGTGTTGTCCCAGCGCAGCCGGTACCCGGGTGCGACGTCCCACCGGTAGGTCCGCAGCAGCTCGTGCAGGATCGCCGTCACCTCCAGCGTGCCGAAGTGCAGTCCGATGCACTTGTGCACGCCGCCGCCGAACGGCACCCACGCGTCGCGGTCCGAGCGGTCCTCCCGCCGGTCCGGGCCGAACCGGTCCGGATCGAACGTGTCCGGGTCCGTCCAGCACGCCGGGTCGAAGTGGTTCACCGCCTGCGCGACGATGATCCGGCTCCCCGCCGGGATATGATGCCCCGCGACCGAGGTGTCCCGTACCGCGGTCCGCATCACGACCGGCACCGGCGCGTTCATCCGCAGCGCCTCCTTCACCACAAGCTCGAGCGTGCCGAGCGAGCGCAGCGCCGCGACGTCCGGTGGCCCGTCGCCGAGCGCGAGCGACTCCGCACGGGCCCGCTCCTGCCACTCCGGATTGCGGCCGAGGTGGTAGGCCGCGGCGGCGGTGGCGGTCGTCGACGTGTCGTGCGCGGCCATCATCAGGAAGATCATGTGGCTGACGACGTCGTCGTCGGA is a window of Pseudonocardia sp. T1-2H DNA encoding:
- a CDS encoding Wadjet anti-phage system protein JetD domain-containing protein; the protein is MWSAALAADTSLLGADNSRARLREAFDELARTAVVTLPSPRGSGWECTPLPPLPSWVTRVATARPPVSASKVVWHAKLSWVYRLERERRLTANQLILLRGVQEFLRNDAARLDVPAQERSLELTGDEKLLFTMLNGRLFDCSTEERLSLGLLRSRIVPTPQLPHEVGAGPVTLIVENIATYDSLACELPPDGEVGRVVLGRGNDLGSVLTGLAEVPPCELRYFGDLDVEGLRIARRGAASAAVLGLPEARPAARLYALLVEHGRPQPAKTRTVADLPALVAWLPESVRGPAGDTFAAGRRLAQEWVGRELLRTVDLAKV
- a CDS encoding ROK family transcriptional regulator yields the protein MTRPAPAGPPALRRHNSGLVLSALRESEGASRAELAARTGLTRATVATLLDPLLAAGVLAEEVAPPRGVGRPSRPVRFHPDGPVALGIALDVDSLAVCATDLTGRVCAWRKIGRDNRGRSAGALCSAAADLAVDLRDQLGRRVLGAALAVPALLGEGGPDAREILRAPNLPRLTGARPGLALAESLGVPVIVENEATLGALAHLGVAPDFVVISAEIGVGGGIVLGGRVFRGVHGLAGELGHVVVDRDGPECGCGGRGCVEQYAGKSALLADAGVPDVAALQEALSSGNGRAVAAVGRVGTALGVALASVLNVLDVPVVVLGGVYAELAEAIRPALEAELRARSLQPAPPTVLASSLGEDAAVRGAADAVLDEVRRDPDRLVGTG
- the xylB gene encoding xylulokinase — protein: MGLVAGIDSSTQSCKVVVRDAESGELVRDGRARHPDGTEIEPKHWWDALQQALDQAGGLDDVDAVSVAGQQHGMVCLDERGEVVRPALLWNDTRSAAAAAALVEELGAQAWADATGTVPVASITVTKLRWLAENEPANAQRTAAVCLPHDWLSWQLAGAPGLDTLVTDRSDASGTGYFDARGGEYRRDLLRQSLGRDDVLLPRVLGPSESVDGPGYRIGPGAGDNAGAALGIGSGDDVIVSLGTSGVVSARRTQQAADPTGTIAGFADATGAFLPLVVTLNAARVLDAAARMLGVDLDELSRLALSAPAGAEGVVLVPYLEGERTPNLPNSTGALHGLTLKNATPANIARAAVEGMLSGQRVGIDALADAGVSLNGVRLIGGSARSQAVREIAPTVFGVPVTVPAPGEYVADGAARQAAWVLAGGDEPPAWAAAGGTEVFEAPETDGLAERYRDAAGKYVDRR
- the xylA gene encoding xylose isomerase; translated protein: MPTPTPADRFSFGLWTVGWQARDPFGDATRPELDVVEAVERLAERGAWGLTFHDDDLIPFGADAGTRDKQIARLRDALTATGMTVPMITTNLFTHPVFKDGGFTSNDRSVRRFALRKVLRNVELAAELGARTFVLWGGREGSEYDSAKDVRAALDRYREAMDLLCQFVLDRGIDLRFAIEPKPNEPRGDILLPTVGHALAFISGLAHPEMVGVNPEVGHEQMAGLNFVHGIAQALWHGKLFHIDLNGQRGIKFDQDLVFGHGDLVNAFSLVDLLENCGYDGPRHFDYKPSRTEDITGVWDSAAANMQMYLQLKERAAAFRADPEVAEALATAGVPDLSTPTLAPGEGYAELLADRSAFEDFDPDAAGRRGYGFVRLHQLALDHLMRAW
- a CDS encoding NAD-dependent epimerase/dehydratase family protein yields the protein METVLITGAAGRIGRMLRTRMPREGRTLRLLDVQPIKPAPGTEVITASVADLDAMVAACEGVDAIVHLGGISGESDWAQIRDVNIEGTYAAFEAARRAGVPRVVFASSNHAVGFQVQPSDADIELPDDLSPRPDTFYGVSKVLGEALGALYHDRHGLDVVCLRIGTCADRPRDLRGLATWLSPDDCARLVEASLACPEPGIRTVWGVSANTRRIWSLDGGREIGYEPKDDAEVFAGEIGPKDDAHDEAGRRYVGGAFTL
- a CDS encoding deoxyguanosinetriphosphate triphosphohydrolase family protein — its product is MTALPSPTVPAARAARAPGADESGAGLARSPFRVDRDRIAASPFFARLAGVTQVVSPNGSGLLLHNRLTHSLQVAQVARAIAERLDDDPVAAQQIARLGGCDPDVVEAAALAHDLGHPPFGHLGEQVLDRLARERLGLTDGFEGNAQSFRIITTIDLHGPGREGLGLTAAVRAAVLKYPWARRGYPDPHPSTAPLPPRGGGPLPDAPHAGSAKFSAYRTELGELIASRASFDGVVAPWQQTVEAAVMDTADDIAYAIHDVEDFHRVGILQQAGVSAELSGWERSPAAGPGSSLERLRIRMRERDSWIFDDEAFRGAVARVRAELVDGLLSIPFDGSMAAERAVAEFSARWTSRLVAGVHVLTDPPVRAAHVALRTEQWHEVAVLKFVHQQFVLRRADLASVQRGQATIMTGLVGGLHEWLADAGTESAPSLPPRLHDLVELARGEYTALADEGVVEQRQVGDLARGRAVVDYVASLTDAQAGALLDVLTGRSARLWTDAMAL